In Podospora pseudoanserina strain CBS 124.78 chromosome 5, whole genome shotgun sequence, a single window of DNA contains:
- a CDS encoding Type I Iterative PKS (SMCOG1022:Beta-ketoacyl synthase; COG:I; antiSMASH:Cluster_15; EggNog:ENOG503NWH8): MHLNQAPPALTDSKHLLSGEIGVKEIISKTPGSGSDAGSVTTAYDDIPTSIMTADALAAAISDSKRASNNPSVPVAICGMAMRLPGGITSSEQFWDLLVNKRDARSRIPTSRYDVDSFLSSTGKSGTVNTTHGYFLDRDLTQFDASLLSMTRNEVEKLDPQQLLLLEITRECLENAGEADWRGKRIGCYVGTFGQDWFEMQSRDTQEAGPYRITGTEDFLLANRISYEYDFKGPSFIVKTACSSSLICLDLATKAIQNEDISSAIVGGSNLIMNMNMTQALAEQGVLSPNGSCRTFDADADGYARGEAVNMIYLKRLDEAIRDGNPIRAIIRGTATNFDGKTQGIAQPSSKSHEALIRDCYNKAGISDFTRTAMVEAHGTGTKTGDPIETTAIANVFYEKGVYIGSVKPNLGHAEGASGLTGVIKSVLALEHKVIPPNIKFDKPNPKIPFQKGLRVPVEPTPWPRDRHERISVSSFGIGGANAHVILDSADSFSVPMVLTSPKSTPRLLVVTGSLPDSVLKGARDIVDYLDKHADSVGDLAYTLGERREHLDFRSYAVAVESAPTVFAAPQKAASTPSGVVFAFNGQGSQWASMGSTLISSFPSASDDLDIMDKVLSGLPCPPAWTLRDELLRPKETSNVNKAEFSQPLCTAVQIIIVNLLRKFGVVPAGVVGHSSGEIAAAYAASALDMQEAIVAAYLRGFVMGQQTGQKGAMAAVGLGKDGVDLFLVPGVVVACENSPTSVTLSGDADKIDQVIAEIKEEAPDVFVRKLVVEMAYHSHHMKSVGEIYETMLRPFVSSKSPSVPFFSTVTNKILDQGGSLDASYWRSNLESPVLFHTAVQTVLARFPESIIAEIGPHSALAGPLRQIMQTFQPNKVEYLPTLVRGQDGTINMLTFAGELFTRGFKLAFQDINPRGKVLTNLPNHPWHYEGHYWYESRLSHMRRFPKFPRHDLLGSHIAECGDAEPAWRNILRLADVPWIRDHMVGPDIVFPAAGYIAMAGEAVRQVTGCTDYTLREVSIGHAMICRDSGHNETVLTLRPHRLTTSLNSAWYEFTISSCNGGAWTKHCSGQVIGGRHLDGVEVPAIRDLPRKIAAGPWYQTWRNVGLNYGPRFQGIERLSAHPAENKAVAHIVNRIDENDSVYQLHPTTIDCCLQLFMAAACRGQTRAMHKRSIVPTFLGDVYIGTLGANNEMTVEAGADYTVRGGVDGTCMGVGRNNEDIVLVIRDIKLSPVGEEEPAPEVDPHAGAHLVWKPHVAFQDLRDLVDVRTLVERETFPLLQKLTLCCSIEACKRLEGVIHTIAHEHLRKFHAWLHAQVEQAKSRGYALVDNVDELLQLSSTERVTLISQTAREIENTEASIIGTAVHRIFDAIEEIFRGDIEALEVLRKGDVLTNLYNFIDNKNYSQFLRLLSHSKPNLKILEVGAGTGATTEVVLGSLDSFSSYTFTDISAGFFPAAKERFDKVKAMEFMPLDISIDPASQGFKLGSYDLVIATNVLHATPSLHETLVNVRKLLKPDGQMLLQELSPTTKWFNYTMGPLSGWWLGEADGRLDEPYVGYQRWIDEMSKAGFEHAHPVMLNEEDAFYELNITWVASCAPPPPVDRRGISVLSAQPESPVANAVVKALQNRNFEVEIIGLHDTPKSDIISILDLETNKPFLDGLSPTAFSQLQAFTTNLGSSSGFGMLWLTKSSQVNCTEPQYSRILGLARTIRNELLVDFATLELENLDFLASDEQMNTICQVLCHFQQQIASGGDQGDDDSGTDYEYALVRNTVYVPRFHRFSVEDSLALEVDSASAGAARKLKVTKRGSLKGLEWVNVPNSELGASTLVGDEVIVDTRAAGMNFKDILTAMGVIDGQKVEGTGLGLECAGVVSAVGPGAASNGLKVGDRVAVGAFNSYATRVKARIVAKIPDEISFEEAATIPSVYCTVIHGLLDLARLKAGQSVLIHSACGGIGIAAIHVARMVGAEIYATVGSEEKVQYLVDTFDIPRQRIFHSRDSSFVDGVYRETKEQGVDVVLNSLSGDLLHASWKCVAEFGSMVEIGKRDFIGHGKLAMDMFQENRSFFGVDLAPMYVKRPEMAKSLLERAMAFYKAGKIHPILPMTCYDWSQLEDGLRFMQTGQHTGKLVVRMPGDPLLLPATATVRSGFSLRADASYLLVGGLGGLGRQVAIWMAESGARHLVFLSRSGQDAPEASQLTEELAAMGCAVKVIKGSVTSLQDVRRVASEARPPVAGVVQLAMVLRDAAFPQMTHSDWEAVMGPKVEGTWNLHKAFSDESLDFFVLFGSSSGVWGNRGQANYAAANTFLDSFVQYRHHLGLCASVMDVGIVGDVGYVSQNKAVKELFQSKGAHILGEQKVLDALELAIKTSGPPAPKRSATAESFVNKSQLAIGLRVDESRASAQNRAVSLWGRDPRFGVLRSHEKQKAGTAGSMPSAMLEKQDGCTDLDELFAAASDNAQIFSEPSASAIISRHIGTTLLTFMMKPVESLDVTASPVSLGIDSLMAIELRNWCRQRLGTEVTVLEIMGAPSIESLAMSVVERLLAERA; the protein is encoded by the exons ATGCATCTCAACCAAGCACCTCCGGCTCTGACCGACTCCAAGCATCTTCTCTCCGGTGAGATTGGCGTCAAGGAGATCATCAGCAAGACAcccggctccggctcggATGCGGGCTCGGTCACAACAGCCTATGATGATATCCCTACTTCAATCATGACGGCGGatgctcttgctgctgccataTCAGACTCCAAGCGTGCAAGCAACAATCCCTCAGTTCCAGTGGCAATCTGCGGCATGGCTATGCGCCTGCCTGGAGGTATCACATCCTCCGAGCAGTTCTGGGATCTGCTGGTTAACAAGCGTGACGCTCGTAGTCGCATTCCAACCTCACGCTACGATGTGGATAGTTTCCTCTCTTCCACCGGCAAGAGTGGGACGGTCAACACAACTCATGGTTACTTTCTGGACCGCGACCTTACCCAGTTTGACGCTTCGTTGTTGTCCATGACGAGGAACGAAGTCGAAAAGCTGGATCCTCAACAGCTGTTGCTCCTGGAAATCACCAGGGAATGCCTTGAGAATGCAGGCGAAGCGGACTGGAGAGGCAAACGGATTGGTTGCTATGTGGGAACCTTTGGACAAGATTGGTTTGAGATGCAATCCAGAGATACCCAGGAGGCCGGACCCTACCGGATCACTGGAACAGAAGACTTCTTGTTGGCCAACAGAATCTCGTATGAGTACGACTTCAAGGGACCAAGCTTCATCGTCAAGACTGCTTGCTCAAGCTCGCTGATTTGCCTTGATCTGGCCACCAAGGCAATACAGAACGAAGACATCTCCAGTGCCATTGTCGGAGGTTCCAACTTGATCATGAACATGAACA TGACTCAGGCTCTTGCTGAACAGGGAGTTCTCAGCCCAAATGGCTCATGTCGGACCTTTGACGCCGACGCTGACGGCTATGCCCGAGGCGAAGCTGTCAACATGATCTACCTCAAGCGCCTCGACGAGGCCATCAGGGATGGCAACCCCATCCGTGCCATCATCAGGGGAACAGCAACCAACTTCGACGGCAAGACGCAAGGCATTGCGCAGCCCAGTTCCAAAAGCCACGAGGCATTGATACGAGACTGTTATAACAAAGCGGGTATCAGCGACTTCACCCGGACGGCCATGGTTGAGGCACATGGCACAGGCACAAAGACTGGAGACCCCATCGAGACAACCGCCATTGCCAACGTCTTTTACGAAAAGGGTGTATACATCGGCTCTGTCAAGCCGAACCTGGGCCACGCCGAGGGTGCTTCTGGCCTAACTGGCGTCATCAAGAGTGTTCTGGCGCTTGAGCACAAAGTCATTCCTCCCAATATCAAGTTTGACAAGCCGAACCCAAAGA TTCCGTTCCAAAAGGGCCTCCGAGTGCCGGTGGAACCGACCCCTTGGCCCCGAGACCGCCACGAGCGTATCAGCGTCAGCAGCTTTGGAATAGGCGGCGCTAATGCCC ATGTCATCCTGGACTCGGCAGACTCCTTTTCGGTTCCCATGGTTTTGACCAGTCCCAAGTCGACGCCCAGACTCCTGGTTGTCACGGGTAGCCTTCCTGACTCCGTCCTCAAAGGAGCCCGAGACATTGTCGACTATCTTGACAAACATGCTGACTCTGTGGGAGACTTGGCTTATACCCTTGGAGAGCGGCGGGAACATCTCGATTTCCGTTCATACGCGGTGGCAGTTGAAAGCGCACCCACTGTGTTTGCCGCGCCCCAAAAGGCGGCCAGTACCCCTTCGGGTGTCGTTTTCGCATTCAATGGCCAAGGCAGCCAGTGGGCCAGTATGGGATCAACATTGATTTCCAGTTTTCCCTCTGCCTCGGACGACCTCGATATCATGGACAAGGTGTTGTCAGGCTTGCCATGTCCGCCGGCATGGACTCTGAGAGACGAACTTTTACGCCCCAAAGAGACAAGCAATGTCAACAAGGCAGAGTTCTCGCAGCCTCTCTGCACAGCCGTTCAGATCATCATTGTTAACCTGCTGAGAAAGTTTGGAGTCGTCCCGGCAGGTGTCGTCGGTCATTCGAGCGGAGAGATTGCTGCGGCATATGCTGCCTCCGCCTTAGACATGCAAGAGGCCATCGTTGCTGCGTATCTGCGAGGTTTTGTCATGGGACAGCAGACCGGCCAAAAAGGAGCCATGGCCGCTGTTGGATTGGGCAAAGACGGGGTGGACCTGTTTCTCGTCCCTGGCGTGGTGGTTGCCTGCGAAAATAGTCCAACCAGCGTGACTTTGTCCGGCGACGCGGACAAGATCGACCAAGTCATTGCCGAGATCAAAGAGGAAGCCCCTGATGTGTTTGTAAGaaagctggtggtggagatggcgtACCACTCCC ATCACATGAAGAGCGTTGGCGAGATATACGAAACAATGCTTCGTCCTTTTGTTTCAAGCAAGTCGCCCTCGGTACCGTTCTTCTCAACCGTCACCAACAAAATCCTTGACCAGGGAGGATCTTTGGATGCTTCGTACTGGAGAAGCAATCTGGAATCACCAGTGCTCTTCCACACGGCTGTTCAAACTGTCCTTGCTCGTTTTCCCGAGAGCATTATTGCCGAAATTGGACCTCATTCGGCGCTTGCTGGTCCTCTCAGGCAGATCATGCAAACCTTTCAGCCAAACAAGGTCGAATACCTCCCTACTTTGGTCAGAGGCCAAGATGGGACTATCAACATGCTAACGTTCGCCGGCGAGCTATTCACAAGAGGCTTCAAGCTTGCATTTCAAGACATCAACCCCCGTGGCAAAGTCTtgaccaacctccccaaccatcCCTGGCATTATGAGGGTCACTACTGGTACGAAAGCCGCCTGTCCCACATGAGGAGATTTCCCAAGTTTCCCCGTCACGACCTCTTGGGGTCTCACATTGCCGagtgtggtgatgctgagcCTGCATGGCGAAACATTTTGCGCCTCGCCGATGTCCCCTGGATCAGAGATCACATGGTCGGGCCCGATATCGTTTTTCCTGCGGCAGGCTACATTGCCATGGCAGGTGAAGCCGTTCGACAGGTCACGGGCTGCACTGATTACACTCTCCGAGAGGTATCCATCGGCCACGCCATGATATGCCGAGACTCGGGGCACAACGAGACCGTTTTAACGCTGCGTCCCCACCGTCTGACAACGAGCCTGAACTCGGCGTGGTACGAGTTTACAATCTCGTCGTGCAACGGAGGGGCGTGGACCAAGCACTGCTCTGGTCAGGTCATAGGTGGACGACACCTTGACGGCGTCGAGGTGCCCGCAATCAGGGACCTGCCGAGAAAGATTGCGGCAGGACCGTGGTACCAGACGTGGCGCAATGTCGGGCTTAACTACGGTCCTCGGTTTCAGGGCATCGAGAGGCTTTCTGCTCATCCTGCCGAGAACAAGGCTGTGGCTCACATCGTCAACCGAATCGATGAGAACGACTCTGTCTATCAGCTTCACCCGACGACCATTGACTGCTGTCTCCAGTTGTTCATGGCAGCGGCTTGCCGTGGACAGACACGAGCCATGCACAAGCGGTCGATCGTCCCCACGTTCCTTGGTGATGTCTACATCGGGACTTTGGGTGCCAATAATGAGATGACTGTGGAGGCTGGGGCTGACTACACAGTCAGAGGAGGCGTCGATGGCACATGCATGGGCGTTGGTCGAAACAATGAGGATATTGTGCTGGTCATCAGAGACATCAAACTGTCCCCtgtgggggaagaagagcctGCTCCTGAAGTTGATCCTCATGCTGGCGCGCACCTCGTATGGAAGCCCCATGTGGCCTTTCAAGACCTGAGAGACTTGGTCGACGTCCGGACCCTGGTGGAGCGAGAAACATTTCCCTTGTTGCAAAAGTTGACGCTATGCTGCTCCATCGAGGCTTGTAAGCGCCTGGAGGGCGTCATCCATACAATCGCCCATGAGCATCTCAGGAAATTTCATGCTTGGTTGCACGCCCAAGTGGAACAGGCCAAGAGTCGGGGATATGCCCTCGTCGATAATGTTGACGAACTCCTCCAGCTATCCTCGACGGAGCGAGTGACTCTTATTTCCCAAACAGCCAGGGAGATTGAGAACACAGAGGCATCCATCATTGGCACGGCTGTTCACAGGATCTTTGATGCAATCGAGGAGATTTTCCGCGGCGACATTGAAGCACTCGAGGTTCTTCGAAAGGGAGATGTGTTGACCAACTTGTACAACTTCATTGACAACAAGAATTACAGCCAATTCTTAAGACTGCTGAGCCACAGCAAGCCGAACCTAAAGATTCTCGAAGTCGGGGCCGGCACTGGAGCAACGACCGAGGTAGTCTTGGGTTCGCTGGATTCCTTCTCGTCCTACACCTTCACCGACATCTCTGCTGGCTTTTTCCCTGCGGCCAAGGAAAGATTCGACAAAGTCAAAGCCATGGAGTTTATGCCCCTTGATATCAGTATTGACCCAGCAAGTCAGGGATTTAAACTTGGCTCATATGATCTCGTCATTGCCACCAACGTCTTGCACGCCACGCCCAGCCTGCACGAGACGCTTGTCAACGTGAGGAAGCTACTGAAGCCTGATGGGCAGATGCTTTTGCAAGAGCTTTCCCCAACGACAAAGTGGTTCAACTACACCATGGGCCCGCTTTcgggttggtggctgggagAGGCAGATGGTCGTCTCGACGAACCATACGTTGGCTATCAAAGATGGATTGATGAAATGTCCAAAGCTGGGTTTGAGCATGCTCACCCGGTTATGCTCAATGAAGAGGACGCGTTCTACGAGCTCAACATTACCTGGGTCGCATCGtgtgctcctcctcctcccgtgGACCGCCGAGGCATCTCCGTCCTGTCAGCGCAGCCAGAAAGCCCCGTTGCCAACGCCGTGGTCAAGGCCCTCCAGAACCGCAATTTTGAAGTGGAAATCATTGGGCTCCATGACACTCCAAAGAGCGACATAATCTCCATTCTCGATCTCGAGACAAACAAGCCCTTCCTCGATGGTTTATCTCCAACCGCCTTCTCCCAGCTCCAGGCATTTACCACGAACCTTGGCAGCTCAAGCGGCTTTGGAATGCTGTGGTTGACTAAATCGTCCCAAGTCAACTGCACAGAGCCCCAGTACTCACGTATTCTTGGTCTCGCTCGCACTATTCGCAATGAGCTTCTCGTCGACTTTGCCACCCTTGAGCTCGAAAACCTGGACTTTTTGGCTTCTGACGAACAGATGAATACAATCTGCCAAGTTCTCTGCCACTTTCAACAGCAAATCGCCTCCGGTGGAGACCAAGGCGACGACGATTCCGGGACCGACTACGAGTATGCCCTGGTCAGAAACACCGTTTATGTCCCTCGTTTCCATCGCTTTTCTGTGGAGGACAGCTTGGCTCTCGAAGTTGACTCGGCATCCGCCGGAGCGGCTAGGAAGCTCAAAGTAACGAAACGGGGATCGCTGAAAGGCCTCGAATGGGTAAATGTCCCCAACTCAGAGCTTGGTGCATCCACgctggttggtgatgaggttaTTGTCGACACAAGAGCGGCAGGGATGAACTTCAAGGACATCCTGACCGCTATGGGGGTGATTGACGGACAAAAGGTCGAGGGGACAgggctggggttggagtGCGCCGGTGTCGTCAGCGCTGTCGGACCCGGTGCTGCTTCCAATGGCCTCAAAGTGGGAGACAGGGTGGCTGTGGGCGCGTTCAACAGCTATGCCACCAGGGTAAAGGCAAGAATTGTGGCCAAGATACCAGACGAGATCTCATTCGAAGAAGCAGCGACAATTCCGAGCGTGTACTGCACGGTTATCCATGGCTTGTTGGATCTGGCAAGGCTGAAAGCCGGTCAG TCCGTTCTCATCCACTCCGCCTGTGGCGGGATTGGTATCGCAGCGATCCATGTTGCTCGCATGGTAGGAGCGGAGATTTATGCAACAGTCGGTAGCGAAGAAAAGGTCCAGTACCTTGTTGATACCTTTGACATCCCGAGACAGCGCATTTTCCACTCTCGAGACTCTAGCTTTGTGGATGGCGTCTATCGTGAAACAAAGGAGCAGGGCGTTGATGTTGTTCTCAACTCTCTGTCGGGGGATCTCCTCCATGCTTCG TGGAAATGCGTTGCCGAGTTTGGCAGCATGGTCGAGATTGGCAAGAGAGATTTCATCGGCCACGGTAAGTTGGCCATGGACATGTTTCAGGAGAACCGCTCCTTCTTCGGCGTTGACCTTGCGCCCATGTACGTCAAGAGACCAGAAATGGCCAAAAG TTTGCTGGAACGGGCCATGGCGTTTTACAAAGCAGGAAAGATCCATCCTATCCTCCCGATGACTTGCTACGATTGGTCCCAGCTGGAAGACGGGTTGCGGTTCATGCAGACAGGACAGCATACCGGCAAGCTGGTGGTGCGTATGCCTGGGGACCCTTTACTTCTCCCGGCTACAGCCACTGTCCGGAGCGGGTTTTCCCTTCGTGCAGATGCATCGTATCTTCTTGTCGGTGGGCTGGGTGGCCTGGGTCGACAGGTAGCCATCTGGATGGCAGAGAGCGGCGCAAGGCATCTGGTTTTCTTGTCTCGAAGCGGCCAAGATGCTCCAGAAGCTTCCCAACTTACCGAGGAGCTTGCCGCCATGGGCTGCGCTGTCAAGGTCATCAAGGGTAGTGTAACAAGCTTGCAAGATGTCCGCCGGGTCGCATCCGAGGCACGGCCCCCTGTTGCTGGTGTGGTTCAGCTGGCCATGGTTCTGAGGGATGCCGCATTCCCCCAAATGACACACAGCGACTGGGAGGCAGTCATGGGCCCCAAGGTTGAAGGGACATGGAACCTGCACAAGGCCTTTTCGGACGAAAGCCTCGATTTTTTCGTTCTCTTTGGGTCTTCCTCTGGTGTCTGGGGCAACCGGGGGCAGGCCAACTACGCTGCTGCCAACACGTTCCTAGATTCGTTTGTTCAGTATCGCCATCATCTCGGTCTCTGCGCGTCGGTCATGGATGTCGGCATTGTGGGCGATGTCGGCTACGTGAGCCAGAACAAGGCCGTCAAAGAGCTGTTCCAGTCCAAGGGTGCGCATATCCTGGGCGAGCAAAAGGTTCTTGATGCTCTAGAGCTTGCAATAAAGACATCAGGCCCCCCTGCTCCGAAGAGGTCCGCAACCGCTGAATCCTTTGTCAACAAGAGTCAGCTGGCTATTGGGCTGAGGGTTGATGAGTCGCGAGCTTCGGCCCAGAATCGTGCCGTCTCGCTGTGGGGTCGAGACCCTAGATTCGGTGTGTTGCGAAGCCATGAGAAGCAAAAGGCCGGCACAGCGGGCAGTATGCCAAGCGCAAtgctggagaagcaggaTGGCTGCACTGATCTCGACGAATTATTTGCTGCTGCGAGCGACAATGCTCAGATATTTTCTGAGCCGTCTGCCAGCGCCATCATTTCGCGGCACATTGGCACAACGCTTCTGACCTTCATGATGAAGCCGGTCGAGAGCCTGGATGTCACGGCAAGCCCGGTATCGTTGGGCATCGATTCTCTGATGGCTATCGAGTTGCGCAACTGGTGTCGGCAGCGGCTGGGAACTGAGGTGACGGTTCTGGAGATTATGGGGGCGCCGTCGATTGAGAGTCTGGCGATGAGTGTCGTGGAGAGATTGCTGGCTGAAAGAGCATGA
- a CDS encoding hypothetical protein (EggNog:ENOG503P0JI; SMCOG1005:Drug resistance transporter; SMCOG1005: EmrB/QacA; COG:U; antiSMASH:Cluster_15), whose protein sequence is MAQQSPHDASQLPAHLVTDQQISIERSEQAGGELNAWKAGRQEWMILLTLSIISFIIAVDVMILIPALPTLAHELGGTSAATFWTGTSFLLANAALVPCIGAVSDIFGRRELLMVSLLFFTVGTVVCCTSHTMTQLLAGRTLQGVGAGGIQTMSYIIVSDIVPLRQRPKYGNFTLLAWGLGAICGPVLGGVITEHTTWRWLFYINFPICCLGLLIVPLTVNLRPEKKRTFAENLTAVDWAGGVLFIASISSFLVGLTWAGIQFPWNSYQTLVPIIVGAVGLLLTVVYEKRVPAFPFLRVSVFNSLSAVLVYICTTVHGFLLFSHLFYIMFYYQSIKAINPTIVAVIMVAVNLVLFPASIVTGLMITRFGSFLWAVWGGLAVTTLGNGLLFLLDRDRSVAATVFILLVSSIGQGLLLSALNVATQTMAKTVDVAYAVTMFMFMRTLGMCLGVALGGTTFQNVLLRALEERKVADALVIAVDAESFVARLHAMQSGPTKDAILESYVKGFHGVFSLLVGLSASCLLASFFMKHHTLDRKLDSEHKLQGRHSPKGDVSA, encoded by the exons ATGGCACAGCAATCACCCCACGATGCCAGCCAACTTCCAGCTCATCTCGTAACGGACCAACAGATTAGCATCGAACGCAGCGAACAGGCGGGGGGAGAGTTAAACGCATGGAAGGCCGGGAGACAGGAGTGGATGATTCTGTTGACACTGTCCATTATCTCTTTCATCATTGCT GTTGATGTGATGATTCTGATTCCAGCACTGCCT ACACTCGCCCATGAACTCGGCGGAACCTCTGCAGCAACCTTTTGGACAGGCACATCTTTTCTGCTGGCCAATGCAGCACTTGTTCCCTGTATTGGCGCCGTGTCTGACATCTTTGGTCGCCGTGAGCTGCTCATGGTGtcgcttcttttctttaccGTGGGGACAGTAGTATGTTGCACATCCCACACCATGACCCAGCTGCTGGCCGGCCGAACCTTGCAAGGTGTTGGGGCCGGGGGCATCCAGACAATGTCCTACATCATCGTGTCGGATATTGTGCCTCTCAGGCAGAGACCAAAATACGGCAACTTCACCTTGTTGGCCTGGGGCTTAGGTGCCATCTGTGGTCCCGTCCTTGGCGGTGTGATTACTGAGCACACAACATGGAGG TGGCTCTTTTACATCAACTTTCCCATCTGCTGTCTTGGGCTCTTGATTGTTCCTCTCACAGTCAATCTCAGgccagagaagaagagaactTTTGCGGAGAACCTTACCGCTGTTgactgggctggtggtgttttaTTCATCGCCAGCatctcaagcttcttggtCGGGCTCACTTGGGCAGGAATCCAATTTCCATGGAACTCCTATCAAACACTTGTGCCAATCATCGTGGGTGCGGTTGGCCTGTTGCTAACGGTGGTTTATGAGAAACGCGTCCCTGCTTTCCCATTTTTGAGGGTCTCAGTCTTTAACAGCCTGTCTGCGGTGCTTGTTTACATCTGCACCACAGTTCATGGATTTCTG CTCTTCTCGCACCTGTTTTACATCATGTTCTATTACCAGTCCATCAAGGCCATAAACCCGACAATAGTGGCTGTCATCATGGTGGCGGTAAACCTAGTTCTTTTCCCCGCCAGCATCGTCACAGGCCTGATGATTACACGGTTCGGGTCATTTTTATGGGCTGTTTGGGGTGGGCTGGCAGTGACAACATTGGGGAATGGTCTGTTATTCCTCTTGGACCGAGACCGTTCAGTGGCAGCAACTGTCTTCATCTTGCTTGTTTCCAGCATCGGCCAGGGACTTTTGCTCAGCGCGCTTAACGTGGCTACGCAGACCATGGCCAAGACAGTTGATGTCGCGTATGCTGTCACCATGTTCATGTTTATGCGGACACTCGGCATGTGTTTGGGAGTTGCCTTGGGCGGCACAACATTCCAAAATGTGCTGCTGAGAGCACTTGAAGAAAGGAAAGTCGCTGATGCTCTCGTCATTGCAGTTGATGCAGAGTCATTTGTGGCGAGACTCCACGCCATGCAAAGCGGCCCCACAAAGGATGCGATACTAGAATCTTATGTGAAAGGGTTTCATGGAGTATTCAGCCTGTTGGTGGGTCTCTCAGCGTCGTGCTTATTGGCAAGCTTCTTCATGAAACACCACACCCTAGATAGGAAGTTGGATTCCGAACATAAACTGCAGGGCAGGCATTCCCCAAAGGGGGATGTGAGCGCCTAG
- a CDS encoding hypothetical protein (EggNog:ENOG503NXJJ; COG:Q; antiSMASH:Cluster_15), protein MATHNVAVALDKRESIPGPSPLPLLGNIRDIDVKNTVRSLNELADSYGPIYRLKLGVANVIIISSYGLINEVLSRKEFIKYPVGTVMRMRDVIHDSLITAFHHEENWAIAHRTLVPAFGPLAIKQMFGEMHDIGSQLVQKWIHSGPTTAIDVAADLQSLALDTLAL, encoded by the exons ATGGCCACGCACAATGTTGCTGTCGCCCTTGACAAACGGGAGTCTATCCCTGGTCCGTCACCGCTCCCACTGTTGGGGAATATTCGAGACATCGATGTCAAAAACACTGTTAGAAGTCTTAATGAGCTCGCTGACTCTTATG GACCAATCTACCGCTTGAAACTCGGGGTCGCCAATGTCATAATCATTTCCAGCTATGGACTCATCAATGAAGTCTTGTCCCGGAAGGAGTTCATTAAGTATCCCGTTGGGACCGTGATGCGCATGAGAGACGTGATTCATGACAGCCTTATCACTGCCTTCCACCATGAGGAAAACTGGGCGATTGCACATCGCACCTTGGTTCCTGCTTTTGGACCCTTGGCCATCAAACAAATGTTTGGCG AGATGCATGATATTGGCTCTCAGCTCGTGCAGAAGTGGATTCATTCGGGGCCCACCACTGCTATCGACGTCGCGGCAGATTTGCAAAGTCTTGCGTTGGACACACTTGCGCTGTAG